The Saccharomyces cerevisiae S288C chromosome VII, complete sequence genome includes a region encoding these proteins:
- the NAB2 gene encoding mRNA-binding protein NAB2 (Nuclear Poly(A+) RNA-binding guard protein; required for nuclear mRNA export and poly(A) tail length control; stimulates RNA polymerase III transcription by enhancing TFIIIB binding to promoters; dimerizes upon RNA binding; protects mRNA against decay by nuclear exosome in a poly(A)-tail-dependent manner; involved in forming export-competent mRNPs in the nucleus; autoregulates mRNA levels; NLS binds Kap104p; protein abundance increases under DNA replication stress; related to human hnRNPs) — translation MSQEQYTENLKVIVAEKLAGIPNFNEDIKYVAEYIVLLIVNGGTVESVVDELASLFDSVSRDTLANVVQTAFFALEALQQGESAENIVSKIRMMNAQSLGQSDIAQQQQQQQQQQQPDIAQQQPQQQPQQQPQQQPQQQPQQQPQQQPQQQPQQQPQLQPLQPQLGTQNAMQTDAPATPSPISAFSGVVNAAAPPQFAPVDNSQRFTQRGGGAVGKNRRGGRGGNRGGRNNNSTRFNPLAKALGMAGESNMNFTPTKKEGRCRLFPHCPLGRSCPHAHPTKVCNEYPNCPKPPGTCEFLHPNEDEELMKEMERTREEFQKRKADLLAAKRKPVQTGIVLCKFGALCSNPSCPFGHPTPANEDAKVIDLMWCDKNLTCDNPECRKAHSSLSKIKEVKPISQKKAAPPPVEKSLEQCKFGTHCTNKRCKYRHARSHIMCREGANCTRIDCLFGHPINEDCRFGVNCKNIYCLFRHPPGRVLPEKKGAAPNSNVPTNERPFALPENAIIENAPPQTSFTHQEQDTEMN, via the coding sequence ATGTCTCAAGAACAGTACACAGAAAACTTGAAGGTTATCGTTGCCGAAAAACTGGCTGGTATACCAAACTTTAACGAAGATATCAAGTATGTTGCGGAGTATATTGTCTTATTGATCGTTAACGGTGGTACTGTTGAATCTGTCGTAGACGAGCTGGCTAGTTTGTTTGATAGTGTTTCGAGAGATACGCTTGCAAATGTTGTTCAAACAGCCTTTTTCGCATTAGAAGCTCTGCAACAGGGAGAAAGTGctgaaaatattgtttCCAAAATTAGAATGATGAATGCGCAAAGCTTGGGACAATCGGATATCGcacaacagcaacaacagcaacaacaacaacagcaaccaGACATCGCGCAACAGCAACCTCAACAGCAACCTCAACAGCAACCTCAACAGCAACCTCAACAGCAACCTCAACAGCAACCTCAACAGCAACCTCAACAGCAACCTCAACAGCAACCTCAACTTCAACCACTTCAGCCACAACTAGGGACCCAGAATGCAATGCAGACAGATGCTCCTGCAACTCCATCCCCCATATCAGCCTTTTCCGGCGTTGTTAACGCTGCAGCTCCCCCTCAGTTTGCGCCTGTAGATAACAGCCAAAGGTTCACTCAACGTGGCGGAGGCGCCGTTGGAAAGAATCGTAGAGGTGGTCGCGGTGGGAACCGTGGAGGACGCAACAATAATTCCACACGTTTTAATCCGTTAGCAAAAGCACTTGGAATGGCGGGTGAGAGTAATATGAACTTCACTCCAACCAAGAAAGAGGGGCGTTGCAGATTGTTTCCTCACTGTCCTCTTGGTAGATCATGCCCACATGCACACCCAACTAAGGTATGTAATGAATATCCAAATTGTCCAAAGCCTCCCGGAACTTGTGAGTTTTTACATccaaatgaagatgaagagttGATGAAGGAAATGGAAAGAACTCGTgaagaatttcaaaaaagaaaagctgATTTATTGGCGGCAAAAAGGAAACCGGTACAAACTGGTATCGTTCTGTGTAAATTTGGGGCTCTGTGTTCCAATCCATCATGCCCATTTGGTCATCCAACACCAGCAAATGAAGATGCGAAAGTCATTGATCTAATGTGGTGTGACAAGAATTTGACATGTGATAATCCTGAGTGTAGAAAGGCCCACTCTTCATTGTCGAAGATCAAGGAAGTAAAACCAATAAGCCAGAAGAAAGCAGCTCCACCTCCGGTTGAAAAGTCCTTAGAACAATGTAAGTTCGGTACGCACTGCACCAATAAACGTTGCAAATATAGACATGCTCGTTCTCATATTATGTGCCGTGAAGGAGCAAACTGTACTAGAATTGATTGTTTATTTGGCCATCCAATTAATGAAGATTGTAGATTTGGTGTCAATTGTAAGAATATTTACTGTCTATTCAGACATCCTCCAGGCAGAGTACTTCCGGAAAAGAAAGGCGCTGCACCCAATTCAAACGTTCCTACCAATGAAAGGCCATTTGCATTGCCAGAAAACGCAATAATTGAAAATGCTCCTCCGCAAACCAGTTTTACGCACCAAGAACAAGATACGGAAATGAACTGA
- the GPG1 gene encoding Gpg1p (Proposed gamma subunit of the heterotrimeric G protein; interacts with the receptor Gpr1p; involved in regulation of pseudohyphal growth; requires Gpb1p or Gpb2p to interact with Gpa2p; overproduction causes prion curing), translating into MFYLSDIEEEASAGAEPTYNFWEVLLFSNTQENLVTVVGELHTLTDRVVHYKIEPESREVTATTLPSLLALLLEKRNQARRLYRDVLSMKMSELDWDIDDLFTQLQEELTRTDDTLSMYPRRRFYH; encoded by the coding sequence ATGTTTTATCTAAGTGACATCGAGGAAGAAGCCTCGGCTGGGGCTGAACCAACTTATAATTTCTGGGAAGTTTTGTTATTCTCCAATACTCAAGAAAACCTCGTCACCGTTGTCGGAGAGTTGCACACACTTACCGATCGTGTGGTTCATTACAAAATTGAGCCTGAATCAAGGGAAGTTACTGCCACAACACTGCCATCTTTGTTAGCACTTTTGCtagaaaaaaggaaccAGGCGAGACGTTTATATAGGGATGTGCtttcaatgaaaatgtCAGAACTGGACTGGGACATCGACGATTTGTTCACACAGTTACAAGAAGAGCTAACAAGAACTGATGACACTCTTTCTATGTATCCTAGGAGAAGGTTCTATCACTAG
- the RPS2 gene encoding 40S ribosomal protein uS5 RPS2 (Protein component of the small (40S) subunit; essential for control of translational accuracy; phosphorylation by C-terminal domain kinase I (CTDK-I) enhances translational accuracy; N-terminal mitochondrial avoidance segment (MAS) required for targeting to nucleus; methylated on one or more arginine residues by Hmt1p; required for release of methyltransferase Bud23p from pre-40S precursor; homologous to mammalian ribosomal protein S2 and bacterial S5) translates to MSAPEAQQQKRGGFGGRNRGRPNRRGPRNTEEKGWVPVTKLGRLVKAGKITTIEEIFLHSLPVKEFQIIDTLLPGLQDEVMNIKPVQKQTRAGQRTRFKAVVVVGDSNGHVGLGIKTAKEVAGAIRAGIIIAKLSVIPIRRGYWGTNLGQPHSLATKTTGKCGSVTVRLIPAPRGSGIVASPAVKKLLQLAGVEDVYTQSNGKTRTLENTLKAAFVAIGNTYGFLTPNLWAEQPLPVSPLDIYSDEASAQKKRF, encoded by the coding sequence ATGTCTGCTCCAGAAGctcaacaacaaaagagAGGTGGTTTCGGTGGCCGTAACAGAGGCCGTCCAAACAGAAGAGGACCAAGAAACactgaagaaaagggaTGGGTTCCAGTTACCAAACTAGGTAGATTAGTCAAGGCTGGTAAGATTACCaccattgaagaaatcttcTTGCACTCTTTGCCAGTCAAGGAATTCCAAATCATTGACACTTTGTTGCCAGGTTTGCAAGACGAAGTCATGAACATCAAGCCAGTTCAAAAGCAAACCAGAGCCGGTCAAAGAACCAGATTTAAGGCTGTTGTCGTTGTTGGTGACTCTAACGGTCACGTTGGTTTGGGTATCAAGACCGCCAAGGAAGTTGCTGGTGCCATCAGAGCTGGTATCATTATTGCCAAGTTGTCCGTTATCCCAATCAGAAGAGGTTACTGGGGTACCAACTTGGGTCAACCACATTCTTTGGCCACCAAGACCACTGGTAAGTGTGGTTCCGTCACTGTTAGATTGATCCCAGCCCCAAGAGGTTCTGGTATCGTCGCTTCTCCAGCTGTCAAAAAGTTGTTGCAATTGGCTGGTGTTGAAGATGTCTACACCCAATCTAACGGTAAGACTAGAACTTTGGAAAACACCTTGAAGGCTGCTTTCGTTGCTATTGGTAACACATACGGTTTCTTGACTCCAAACTTGTGGGCCGAACAACCATTGCCAGTTTCTCCATTGGACATCTACTCCGATGAAGCTTCTGctcaaaagaagagattCTAA